Proteins found in one Homalodisca vitripennis isolate AUS2020 chromosome 4, UT_GWSS_2.1, whole genome shotgun sequence genomic segment:
- the LOC124359493 gene encoding UPF0605 protein CG18335 isoform X2 has translation MKEYEKKQQQVEDRKICIGDYEKHMNEPQIEDICDKGPKEPYQIPGYAGHVPTLQFRSGGTYGDDSHKALISRSDQKPISVNKNGHICPTPLHEPYRIPGYTGHVPGLKNMVGGTYGQDTHKLLYSIESYPNRQVNLSPFRLTRVVDARGDGNDGRGELWDQIDQNQNSHHQYSHKTGEERHSRATPNTYERPKEHYYQPQYKYRIADTYATTADLTLVDPCVNQESKVIVSTRDLDDTQVVRTQNTLEEKVQDTPYINQPLRHRPMVPGFDAFIDALRGARGQRYEFTHHSPEHIQLQQQIILQKGRIREPLKRNQTTGGQYTHQPHSQQSVDDIPYGYGKYGENPKYTNSTLCDFATNYRRRQSSEWAPANISRPDPPAFDVPGEIYTQHTGLLPGYSAHVPGALFRCGKTFTDDSRDARKALRGDRF, from the exons ATGAAGGAATATGAAAAAAAGCAACAACAAGTTGAAGACAGAAAAATTTGTATTGGTGATTATGAAAAACATATGAATGAACCACAG ATTGAAGACATTTGTGATAAAGGACCTAAAGAGCCATACCAAATTCCTGG ATATGCAGGTCATGTACCAACTTTGCAATTTCGGTCGGGAGGAACTTATGGGGATGACTCTCACAAAGCCCTAATCTCAAGAAGTGACCAGAAACCGATTTCAGTCAACAAg AATGGACATATTTGTCCAACTCCTCTACATGAACCTTATCGAATTCCTGG TTATACAGGTCATGTACCAGGCTTGAAAAATATGGTGGGAGGAACTTATGGTCAAGACACGCACAAACTTCTTTACTCCATTGAGTCTTATCCAAATAGACAG GTCAACCTCAGTCCATTCAGATTGACACGAGTGGTTGATGCCAGAGG agATGGCAATGACGGGAGAGGAGAGCTTTGGGATCAAATAGATCAAAACCAAAACAGCCACCACCAATACTCTCATAAAACTGGTGAG GAAAGACACTCTAGAGCAACACCTAACACTTACGAGAGACCCAA AGAACACTACTATCAGCCCcagtataaatacagaatagcaGACACTTACGCCACAACAGCTGATCTGACGCTTGTGGACCCGTGCGTCAACCAAGAGAGTAAAGTTATTGTCTCAACTAGAGACCTTGATGATACTCAG GTGGTGAGAACACAGAATACTCTGGAGGAGAAGGTACAAGATACTCCTTATATTAATCAACCACTCAGACATCGCCCAATGGTTCCTGGTTTTGATG CATTTATTGATGCCTTGAGGGGAGCAAGAGGACAACGATATGAATTCACTCATCACTCTCCTGAACACATTCAGTTACAACAACAAATTATTCTACAAAAAGGAAGAATCAGG GAACCTCTGAAGAGAAATCAGACCACAGGTGGTCAATACACGCATCAACCTCATAGTCAGCAGTCAGTTG ATGATATTCCATATGGCTATGGAAAATATGGAGAAAACCCAAAGTACACCAATTCTACGTTATGTGATTTTGCAACCAATTATCGGCGTAGACAGAGCTCAGAGTGGGCTCCAGCAAACATTTCACGTCCGGATCCTCCAGCATTTGATGTTCCTGGAGAAATCTACACCCAGCATACAGGTCTGCTGCCTGGCTACTCTGCACATGTGCCTGGAGCACTGTTCAG GTGCGGGAAAACGTTTACAGATGATTCAAGGGATGCTAGAAAAGCTCTCAGAGGCGATAGATTCTAA
- the LOC124359493 gene encoding UPF0605 protein CG18335 isoform X1, whose amino-acid sequence MCGGCGKQNERGKNTLSPCCQSQLEKVNPCMKEYEKKQQQVEDRKICIGDYEKHMNEPQIEDICDKGPKEPYQIPGYAGHVPTLQFRSGGTYGDDSHKALISRSDQKPISVNKNGHICPTPLHEPYRIPGYTGHVPGLKNMVGGTYGQDTHKLLYSIESYPNRQVNLSPFRLTRVVDARGDGNDGRGELWDQIDQNQNSHHQYSHKTGEERHSRATPNTYERPKEHYYQPQYKYRIADTYATTADLTLVDPCVNQESKVIVSTRDLDDTQVVRTQNTLEEKVQDTPYINQPLRHRPMVPGFDAFIDALRGARGQRYEFTHHSPEHIQLQQQIILQKGRIREPLKRNQTTGGQYTHQPHSQQSVDDIPYGYGKYGENPKYTNSTLCDFATNYRRRQSSEWAPANISRPDPPAFDVPGEIYTQHTGLLPGYSAHVPGALFRCGKTFTDDSRDARKALRGDRF is encoded by the exons ATGTGTGGTGGCTGTGGTAAACAAAATGAGAG AGGCAAGAACACATTGAGTCCTTGCTGCCAATCCCAACTTGAAAAAGTAAACCCATGTATGAAGGAATATGAAAAAAAGCAACAACAAGTTGAAGACAGAAAAATTTGTATTGGTGATTATGAAAAACATATGAATGAACCACAG ATTGAAGACATTTGTGATAAAGGACCTAAAGAGCCATACCAAATTCCTGG ATATGCAGGTCATGTACCAACTTTGCAATTTCGGTCGGGAGGAACTTATGGGGATGACTCTCACAAAGCCCTAATCTCAAGAAGTGACCAGAAACCGATTTCAGTCAACAAg AATGGACATATTTGTCCAACTCCTCTACATGAACCTTATCGAATTCCTGG TTATACAGGTCATGTACCAGGCTTGAAAAATATGGTGGGAGGAACTTATGGTCAAGACACGCACAAACTTCTTTACTCCATTGAGTCTTATCCAAATAGACAG GTCAACCTCAGTCCATTCAGATTGACACGAGTGGTTGATGCCAGAGG agATGGCAATGACGGGAGAGGAGAGCTTTGGGATCAAATAGATCAAAACCAAAACAGCCACCACCAATACTCTCATAAAACTGGTGAG GAAAGACACTCTAGAGCAACACCTAACACTTACGAGAGACCCAA AGAACACTACTATCAGCCCcagtataaatacagaatagcaGACACTTACGCCACAACAGCTGATCTGACGCTTGTGGACCCGTGCGTCAACCAAGAGAGTAAAGTTATTGTCTCAACTAGAGACCTTGATGATACTCAG GTGGTGAGAACACAGAATACTCTGGAGGAGAAGGTACAAGATACTCCTTATATTAATCAACCACTCAGACATCGCCCAATGGTTCCTGGTTTTGATG CATTTATTGATGCCTTGAGGGGAGCAAGAGGACAACGATATGAATTCACTCATCACTCTCCTGAACACATTCAGTTACAACAACAAATTATTCTACAAAAAGGAAGAATCAGG GAACCTCTGAAGAGAAATCAGACCACAGGTGGTCAATACACGCATCAACCTCATAGTCAGCAGTCAGTTG ATGATATTCCATATGGCTATGGAAAATATGGAGAAAACCCAAAGTACACCAATTCTACGTTATGTGATTTTGCAACCAATTATCGGCGTAGACAGAGCTCAGAGTGGGCTCCAGCAAACATTTCACGTCCGGATCCTCCAGCATTTGATGTTCCTGGAGAAATCTACACCCAGCATACAGGTCTGCTGCCTGGCTACTCTGCACATGTGCCTGGAGCACTGTTCAG GTGCGGGAAAACGTTTACAGATGATTCAAGGGATGCTAGAAAAGCTCTCAGAGGCGATAGATTCTAA